Proteins co-encoded in one Hyalangium ruber genomic window:
- a CDS encoding adenylate/guanylate cyclase domain-containing protein: MPVLQLIMNPGLSDEQVFPLGPGSTLIGRDPENQVSILHKSLSRHHARLETSHGKVVLTDLDSKNGTFIRGTRVKASCELQPGDTFTCGAVHFRLVAQSVEQVVNPTMTHTAPTLSQVSMQELLGGLGLEGSRTSALKLSALAEAERGRDKLQILLKVSQLLSSPGTIDSLMERSLNLVFQILEVDRAVILLVEPRTGALLPRVTRTSEEVKSPGQIYSKHIVNYVQQHGVAALFSDARLDPRLETSESVMQQSIYAAMCAPLKVRDELLGVLYVDNLRIPERFSQEDLEFLSSFANQVAIALENSMLYRRIEQEAVVRSNYQRFFPPSALKRLEQSSSGMVLGARETEVTTLFSDIAGFTQMSSRMRPIEVVDMLNEYFPVMADIVFEQEGTLEKYIGDALMAIWGAPFSHPDDADRALWAAVRMQQELVPLNERRRARQQEEIRVHIGLNTGPVAAGNIGSNRFLQYATIGDTTNVASRVCSAAQSGEVLITQSTYDRLVERQRWKLELLPPVQVKGKDAPLTLYRVDWRDMKAPGT; encoded by the coding sequence GTGCCGGTGCTGCAGCTCATCATGAACCCCGGACTGTCCGACGAGCAGGTCTTCCCCCTCGGCCCGGGCAGCACGCTCATCGGCCGAGACCCGGAGAACCAGGTCTCCATCCTCCACAAGAGCCTGTCGCGCCATCACGCCCGGCTCGAGACCTCCCATGGCAAGGTGGTCCTGACCGACCTGGACAGCAAGAACGGCACCTTCATCCGCGGCACCCGCGTGAAAGCGAGCTGCGAGCTGCAGCCCGGCGACACCTTCACCTGTGGGGCGGTCCACTTCCGACTCGTGGCCCAGAGCGTGGAGCAAGTGGTCAACCCCACGATGACCCACACCGCCCCCACGCTCTCGCAGGTGAGCATGCAGGAGCTGCTGGGCGGCCTGGGCCTGGAGGGCTCGCGCACCTCGGCGCTCAAGCTCAGCGCCCTGGCCGAGGCCGAGCGCGGGCGGGACAAGCTGCAGATCCTCCTCAAGGTCAGCCAGCTGCTCTCCTCGCCGGGCACCATCGACAGCCTGATGGAGCGCTCGCTGAACCTGGTGTTCCAGATCCTTGAGGTGGACCGGGCGGTCATCCTCCTGGTGGAGCCGCGCACAGGGGCGCTGCTGCCTCGGGTGACGCGGACCTCGGAGGAGGTCAAGAGCCCCGGGCAAATCTACAGCAAGCACATCGTCAACTACGTGCAGCAGCACGGCGTGGCGGCGCTGTTCTCCGACGCGCGGCTGGACCCTCGGCTGGAGACGTCCGAGTCCGTCATGCAGCAGTCCATCTACGCGGCCATGTGCGCGCCGCTCAAGGTGCGCGACGAGCTGCTGGGCGTGCTCTACGTGGACAACCTGCGAATTCCAGAGCGCTTCTCCCAGGAGGACCTCGAGTTCCTGTCCTCCTTCGCCAATCAGGTGGCCATCGCCCTGGAGAACTCGATGCTCTACCGGCGCATCGAGCAGGAGGCCGTCGTCCGCAGCAACTACCAGCGCTTCTTCCCGCCCAGCGCCCTCAAGCGGCTGGAGCAGTCCTCCTCGGGCATGGTGCTAGGCGCGAGAGAGACGGAGGTCACCACCCTCTTCTCGGACATCGCCGGCTTCACGCAGATGTCCTCGCGGATGCGGCCCATCGAAGTGGTGGACATGCTCAACGAGTACTTCCCCGTCATGGCGGACATCGTGTTCGAGCAGGAGGGGACGCTCGAGAAGTACATCGGCGATGCGCTGATGGCCATCTGGGGCGCGCCGTTCTCGCACCCGGATGACGCGGACCGCGCGCTGTGGGCGGCGGTGCGGATGCAGCAGGAACTGGTACCGCTCAACGAGCGCCGGCGCGCCCGCCAGCAGGAGGAGATCCGGGTCCACATCGGCCTGAACACCGGCCCGGTGGCGGCGGGCAACATCGGCTCCAACCGCTTCCTGCAGTACGCCACCATCGGCGACACCACCAACGTGGCCAGCCGGGTGTGCAGCGCCGCCCAGTCGGGCGAGGTCCTCATCACCCAGAGCACCTATGACCGGCTGGTGGAGCGGCAGCGCTGGAAGCTGGAGCTGCTGCCCCCCGTCCAGGTCAAGGGCAAGGACGCGCCCCTGACGCTCTACCGGGTGGACTGGCGCGACATGAAGGCGCCAGGAACCTGA
- a CDS encoding FecCD family ABC transporter permease: protein MVVAFAIAVRFGEQPISLTAALGDPQSTDAVIFWSLRLPRALLGVIVGAGLAASGATLQGLLRNPLADPFVLGVSGGAALGATLALALGLATVGQVAPSLLGGLERLSAPALLAFVGAGASVLFVLAASRGHSSRAPYAALLTGVVFNAFASAAITLVKTLSDPDRLGEILYWLAGALGYERGATLGLAALLQGGALAVMVALSGRLNLMTLGDEDAAALGVPVARTRRLLLLATSASVAGAVALTGLIGFVGLIVPHLLRLAFGPDQRLLVPLSALGGAAFLVLADLLARLSFALVGAEPPVGVITALLGGPLFLALLSRRGRTLGA from the coding sequence ATGGTCGTCGCCTTCGCCATCGCCGTGCGCTTTGGCGAGCAGCCCATCTCCCTGACCGCCGCACTCGGAGACCCTCAGTCCACCGACGCCGTCATCTTCTGGTCCCTGCGCCTGCCCCGCGCGCTGCTGGGCGTCATCGTCGGTGCGGGGCTCGCGGCCTCGGGCGCCACCTTGCAAGGGCTGCTGCGCAACCCGCTCGCGGATCCGTTCGTGCTCGGAGTCTCCGGCGGCGCGGCCCTGGGGGCGACGCTCGCACTGGCGCTCGGCTTGGCCACCGTGGGGCAGGTGGCTCCCAGCCTCCTGGGCGGCCTGGAGCGCCTGTCCGCGCCCGCGCTGCTGGCCTTCGTCGGAGCTGGGGCCTCCGTGCTCTTCGTGCTCGCCGCGAGCCGAGGGCACTCCAGCCGCGCTCCTTACGCCGCGCTGCTCACCGGCGTCGTCTTCAACGCCTTCGCCTCCGCCGCCATCACCCTCGTCAAGACGCTGTCGGACCCGGACCGCCTGGGGGAGATCCTCTACTGGCTCGCCGGAGCGCTGGGCTACGAGCGCGGCGCCACGCTCGGGCTCGCCGCGCTGCTGCAGGGTGGGGCGCTGGCGGTGATGGTCGCGCTCTCTGGACGGCTGAACCTCATGACGCTCGGGGACGAGGACGCGGCGGCCCTGGGCGTCCCCGTGGCGCGCACGCGGCGCCTGTTGCTGCTGGCCACCAGCGCCAGCGTCGCGGGGGCCGTGGCCCTCACCGGACTCATCGGCTTCGTGGGCCTCATCGTCCCGCACCTGCTGCGGCTGGCCTTCGGGCCTGACCAGCGCCTGCTGGTGCCCCTGTCCGCCCTGGGCGGCGCCGCGTTCCTGGTGCTGGCGGACCTGCTGGCGCGCCTGTCCTTCGCCCTCGTCGGCGCCGAGCCTCCTGTCGGTGTCATCACCGCGCTGCTCGGAGGGCCGCTCTTCCTGGCGCTCCTGTCCCGGCGTGGGCGCACCCTGGGGGCGTGA
- a CDS encoding serine/threonine protein kinase, with protein MTSSSPSARLRPFRPQPFGRYTLLSHLATGGMGEIYLARLEGAQGFEKLCVIKKILPQLAEDTEFVDRFVGEARTLVKLSHGSIAQVLDMGLHEGEAYMALEYVDGKDLRKVAGRVRDRQMPLPLTFILFVMARVLDALAYAHRKRDDDEKEIHLVHRDISPQNILISYEGEVKVIDFGLAKSRLSAAKTNPSIILGKFLYMSPEQARHQQVDRRSDLYAVGLCLYELISGKNPFDSVHAGDLMSVVANPRITPLSEVEPMTPPAVAQLVMKALAVEPGQRFQTAEEFRGRLQSCLLEIDPSAGPESVTRFMRDLFSAEYQSERKMLAQLKDVPRAGNEESSRSEESTDPAGRLPKPLLPPRTIKLDGPVEPLSFQPTPRGRDGSPVNEGDTRPGVPLEETRPAASVEALEVPRSRSRPALSATSLTTDTASVEMRPEAPERPPPPVPLAVAVAASASRSQALTVEVPIPLVPAAAIPPGVPPPAVTSPQLPRSLEAPRAAPPAASPSARPPAPPPAASAPRPPEPPRQAAPPPVPASALTPEPRSTDTVRANAPTIQIPTPFVPEPTPAPAAPPPPAWFSAPTQAPSQREASEARSAPPPEGPRTSTSAMDTLPPVRESGRVSASRAALAEAGSAAPLSAEALLQLLPSDTLPPTGSNRPGMDDTHPSYQMAANPAIPEDTQPRVMLDEAALSAPPVPDAPDPIIVGGTLEESSGVSRPKNARRPRLSSPGMAPVTRGGTSPRSGPVRAVEPESAPAPAPEEDGLEARDPREDTRKTPIPTRPGENTRRIHRDDTKRPQKAAPAKKRSWGWLLVTVLVLGITGGAMAMAFPHLKPLLNFKPVPVNPPPKSALGRSPLTPVPGAGASAPGAEAAPTPGGAQAPAVAEAATPGAETPEAEEPMMEDEMLVPLMASPTSAPSSKKAPARPSKKPARKEASELQKEWGLASRAFQKLTEVQSCESPKIGILCKRYETLQNDVEQVGDSGDKEVLGRVKKLRKDIQTATGSP; from the coding sequence ATGACCTCTTCCTCGCCATCAGCCCGGCTGCGTCCCTTCCGGCCGCAACCGTTCGGCCGGTACACGCTCCTGTCCCACCTCGCCACGGGGGGCATGGGGGAGATCTACCTGGCACGGCTGGAGGGCGCGCAGGGCTTCGAGAAGCTGTGCGTCATCAAGAAGATCCTCCCGCAGCTGGCCGAGGATACGGAGTTCGTCGACCGCTTCGTGGGCGAGGCGCGCACGCTGGTGAAGCTCAGCCACGGCTCCATCGCGCAGGTGCTGGACATGGGGCTGCACGAGGGCGAGGCGTACATGGCCCTCGAGTACGTGGACGGCAAGGACCTGCGCAAGGTGGCCGGGCGGGTGCGGGACCGGCAGATGCCGCTGCCGCTCACCTTCATCCTGTTCGTGATGGCGCGGGTGCTGGACGCCCTGGCGTACGCGCACCGCAAGCGCGACGACGACGAGAAGGAGATCCACCTCGTCCACCGGGACATCTCCCCGCAGAACATCCTCATCTCCTATGAGGGGGAGGTGAAGGTCATCGACTTCGGGCTGGCCAAGAGCCGGCTGTCTGCGGCGAAGACCAACCCGAGCATCATCCTGGGCAAGTTCCTCTACATGTCGCCGGAGCAGGCGCGCCACCAGCAGGTGGACCGCCGCAGCGACCTGTACGCGGTGGGGCTGTGCCTCTACGAGCTCATCTCCGGCAAGAACCCCTTCGACAGCGTCCACGCCGGCGACCTGATGTCCGTGGTGGCCAACCCGCGCATCACCCCGCTGAGCGAAGTGGAGCCGATGACTCCGCCGGCGGTGGCGCAATTGGTGATGAAGGCGCTGGCGGTGGAGCCGGGGCAGCGCTTCCAGACGGCCGAGGAGTTCCGGGGCAGGCTGCAGAGCTGCTTGCTGGAGATCGACCCGAGCGCGGGGCCCGAGAGCGTCACCCGCTTCATGCGCGACCTGTTCTCCGCCGAGTACCAGAGCGAGCGCAAGATGCTGGCGCAGCTCAAGGACGTGCCGCGCGCGGGCAACGAGGAGTCCTCGCGCTCCGAGGAGTCCACGGACCCGGCGGGGCGGCTCCCCAAGCCCCTGCTGCCCCCGCGTACCATCAAGCTGGATGGGCCCGTCGAGCCGCTCTCGTTCCAGCCCACGCCGCGCGGCCGTGACGGCAGCCCGGTGAACGAGGGCGATACCCGGCCCGGTGTGCCGCTGGAGGAGACGCGCCCCGCGGCCTCCGTCGAGGCGCTCGAGGTACCCCGGTCCCGCTCGCGGCCCGCGTTGTCCGCCACCTCCCTCACGACCGATACCGCCTCCGTGGAGATGCGCCCCGAGGCTCCCGAGCGCCCCCCGCCGCCGGTGCCCTTGGCCGTGGCCGTGGCCGCGTCCGCGTCGCGCTCCCAGGCGCTGACGGTGGAGGTGCCGATTCCGCTCGTGCCGGCGGCCGCCATCCCGCCCGGGGTTCCTCCCCCGGCGGTCACCAGCCCGCAGCTTCCCCGGTCCCTGGAAGCTCCGCGCGCGGCTCCCCCGGCGGCCAGCCCCAGCGCGCGCCCCCCCGCGCCACCCCCGGCCGCCAGCGCGCCCCGGCCCCCGGAGCCGCCACGGCAGGCGGCGCCTCCTCCAGTACCCGCCAGCGCGCTGACTCCCGAGCCCCGGAGCACGGACACCGTTCGCGCCAACGCGCCGACGATCCAGATTCCCACGCCCTTCGTTCCCGAGCCCACGCCCGCCCCGGCCGCGCCTCCGCCACCGGCCTGGTTCTCCGCTCCCACGCAGGCGCCCTCGCAGCGGGAGGCCTCGGAGGCTCGGAGCGCGCCTCCTCCCGAGGGGCCGCGGACCTCCACCTCGGCCATGGATACCCTGCCGCCCGTGCGCGAGTCCGGCCGCGTCTCCGCCTCCCGCGCGGCGCTGGCCGAGGCCGGGAGCGCGGCGCCCCTCTCCGCGGAGGCCCTGCTGCAGCTGCTCCCGAGCGACACCCTGCCTCCGACGGGCTCCAACCGGCCGGGCATGGATGACACGCATCCGAGCTACCAGATGGCCGCCAACCCGGCCATCCCCGAGGACACGCAGCCGCGCGTCATGCTCGATGAGGCCGCCCTGAGCGCTCCGCCTGTCCCGGATGCGCCGGATCCAATCATCGTGGGAGGCACGCTGGAGGAGTCCTCCGGGGTGTCGCGCCCGAAGAACGCGCGCCGTCCGCGCCTGTCCTCTCCGGGGATGGCGCCAGTGACTCGGGGAGGCACCTCGCCTCGAAGCGGTCCGGTACGCGCGGTGGAGCCCGAGTCCGCTCCCGCGCCAGCTCCCGAGGAGGACGGGCTGGAGGCAAGGGATCCACGCGAGGACACCCGGAAGACGCCGATTCCCACCCGGCCGGGCGAGAACACGCGCCGCATCCACCGCGACGACACCAAGCGCCCGCAGAAGGCCGCGCCCGCCAAGAAGCGCTCCTGGGGATGGCTCCTGGTGACGGTCCTGGTGCTGGGCATCACGGGTGGGGCCATGGCGATGGCGTTCCCCCACCTCAAGCCCCTGCTGAACTTCAAGCCGGTGCCGGTGAACCCACCGCCGAAGTCGGCGCTTGGGCGCTCGCCGCTGACTCCGGTTCCCGGGGCGGGTGCCTCGGCGCCCGGGGCTGAAGCGGCTCCCACGCCTGGCGGCGCGCAGGCGCCCGCGGTGGCGGAGGCCGCGACGCCCGGTGCTGAAACGCCCGAGGCCGAGGAGCCCATGATGGAGGACGAGATGCTCGTCCCCCTGATGGCCTCGCCGACATCGGCCCCCTCGTCCAAGAAGGCACCCGCGCGCCCCTCGAAGAAGCCGGCGCGCAAGGAAGCCAGCGAGCTGCAGAAGGAGTGGGGACTGGCGAGCCGGGCCTTCCAGAAGCTCACCGAGGTCCAGTCGTGCGAGAGCCCCAAGATTGGCATTCTCTGCAAGCGCTACGAGACGCTGCAGAATGACGTGGAGCAGGTCGGGGACTCGGGTGACAAAGAGGTGCTCGGCCGGGTGAAGAAGCTGCGCAAGGACATCCAGACCGCGACGGGCTCTCCGTAG
- a CDS encoding FHA domain-containing protein, with translation MWQIIINGPGYFDTPYDLPEGATSLGRADENDIVLGGDLVSRKHARLLVEGDSLRIEDLGSRNGSRVNGIPLQGSRELTPGDTVSLGENSLAIRQPHTVESAATEMVDLGAGGVRRFGHGEDVSPSVILAKNVKDLDVLRALDNFAPVPFDDAQSGPSPLSPSSASPKASYETLVLLFRTAEALATAETLTSFLESSMDRVIERTEATTAVVLLRHSSGVFVPAAVRHRGKLAKGEVPVSDAIVEEALRQGSALAVGDVRDDRRFAGRESVILYGVDRVLCIPIGREAPFSGVLYVNTPAEGETTLEIMLDACTAVAHLVASGLQRFSNKESSGGGGASTGLRRTLERFHAPEVAERRAGEAQRAGGRLPGLEERPLTVLHAELAGFGALSARLGPVRATAVLNDFHQKMGGLLFSFEGSVETFIGESVRALFGVPYGKPDDAVRAVRAGLAIQADWERAMSRRPPDERCELRIGIHTTKALVGMIGLEPRLDLTAVGEGMPVAAWLAATAAPGQVLITGKTLASVGARFDVMPLGERLLRAPKEKMAAFEVLEEDIPQLTNPGVVK, from the coding sequence ATGTGGCAGATCATCATCAACGGCCCAGGCTACTTCGACACTCCTTACGATTTACCTGAAGGAGCCACCAGCCTTGGCCGGGCGGATGAGAACGACATCGTGCTGGGAGGCGACCTCGTCTCCCGCAAGCACGCCCGGCTGCTCGTGGAGGGCGACTCGCTGCGCATCGAGGACCTGGGCAGCCGCAACGGCAGCCGGGTCAACGGCATCCCCCTGCAGGGCAGCCGCGAGCTGACTCCCGGAGACACCGTCTCCCTGGGGGAGAACTCCCTGGCCATCCGCCAGCCGCACACCGTGGAGAGCGCCGCCACGGAGATGGTGGACCTGGGCGCGGGTGGCGTGCGCCGCTTCGGCCACGGGGAGGACGTCAGCCCTTCCGTCATCCTCGCCAAGAACGTGAAGGACCTGGACGTGCTGCGGGCGCTGGACAACTTCGCGCCCGTCCCGTTCGACGACGCCCAGTCCGGCCCCTCGCCCCTGTCGCCAAGCAGCGCCTCTCCGAAGGCCTCCTACGAGACGCTGGTGCTGCTGTTCCGCACCGCCGAGGCGCTGGCCACCGCCGAGACGCTCACGTCGTTCCTCGAGTCCTCCATGGACCGGGTCATCGAGCGCACCGAGGCCACCACGGCGGTGGTGCTCCTGCGCCACTCCAGCGGGGTGTTCGTGCCCGCCGCCGTGCGCCACCGGGGCAAGCTCGCCAAGGGCGAGGTGCCCGTCTCGGACGCCATCGTCGAGGAGGCCCTGCGCCAGGGCAGCGCGCTGGCCGTGGGAGACGTGCGCGATGACCGCCGCTTCGCTGGCCGCGAGAGCGTCATCCTCTACGGCGTGGACCGGGTGCTGTGCATCCCCATCGGCCGCGAGGCGCCCTTCTCGGGCGTGCTCTACGTCAACACCCCGGCCGAAGGGGAGACGACGCTGGAGATCATGCTCGACGCCTGCACCGCCGTGGCGCACCTGGTGGCCAGCGGGCTGCAGCGCTTCTCGAACAAGGAGAGCAGCGGCGGGGGTGGGGCCAGCACGGGCCTTCGCCGCACCCTGGAGCGCTTCCACGCGCCGGAGGTGGCCGAGCGCCGCGCCGGCGAGGCCCAGCGTGCCGGAGGCCGGCTGCCGGGGCTGGAGGAGCGGCCTCTCACGGTGCTGCACGCGGAGCTGGCGGGCTTCGGGGCGCTGAGCGCACGCCTGGGCCCGGTGCGCGCCACGGCCGTCCTCAATGACTTCCACCAGAAGATGGGCGGGCTGCTCTTCAGCTTCGAGGGCTCGGTGGAGACGTTCATCGGCGAGTCCGTGCGCGCCCTGTTCGGCGTGCCCTACGGCAAGCCGGATGACGCGGTGCGTGCGGTGCGGGCGGGGCTGGCGATCCAGGCGGACTGGGAGCGGGCCATGTCCCGCCGGCCCCCGGACGAGCGGTGCGAGCTGCGCATCGGCATCCACACCACCAAGGCGCTGGTGGGGATGATCGGCCTCGAGCCGCGCCTGGACCTGACCGCCGTGGGCGAGGGGATGCCCGTGGCCGCGTGGCTGGCGGCCACCGCCGCCCCTGGCCAGGTGCTGATTACGGGCAAGACGCTGGCCTCCGTGGGGGCCCGCTTCGACGTCATGCCCCTGGGAGAGCGCCTCTTGCGGGCCCCCAAGGAGAAGATGGCGGCCTTCGAAGTGCTGGAGGAGGACATCCCCCAGCTCACCAACCCCGGCGTAGTCAAGTAG
- a CDS encoding ABC transporter substrate-binding protein, producing the protein MWMMRIASLLLLAVLGLSRAAHAADSQRGPRLLGPKREGKVRRVVTLAPSLTEMVLAMGAGDTLVGVSRFDEDKAVAALPRVGGFVDPSVEAVIALKPDLVLVQPGPGNQRPVERMAELGVPVLLLPLHTVADTLAALRAVGTALGRAKEAEAFVSRIEATRTRIREAAKKRPTPRVLLVYGFEPLVVAGPGSFADELLRDAGAVNVAADSGSAYPVYSVERAVRARPDVVVDAADVDVGKEKLRNLSGLASARWVEVPSFALLQPGPSLGKGLEELFGLLHPDMPK; encoded by the coding sequence ATGTGGATGATGCGCATCGCCTCGCTGCTTCTGCTCGCCGTGCTGGGCCTGTCCCGCGCGGCGCACGCGGCCGACTCCCAACGCGGGCCTCGCCTCCTGGGGCCCAAGCGCGAGGGGAAGGTGCGGCGGGTGGTGACGCTGGCTCCCTCCCTCACGGAGATGGTGCTCGCCATGGGCGCCGGGGACACGCTCGTGGGCGTGTCCCGCTTCGATGAGGACAAGGCCGTGGCGGCCCTGCCTCGCGTGGGTGGCTTCGTGGACCCATCCGTGGAGGCCGTCATCGCCCTCAAGCCGGACCTCGTGCTCGTGCAGCCGGGCCCGGGCAACCAGCGGCCCGTGGAGCGCATGGCGGAGCTGGGCGTACCCGTGCTCCTGTTGCCGCTGCACACCGTGGCCGACACGCTCGCCGCCCTGCGCGCGGTGGGCACGGCGCTGGGGCGCGCGAAGGAGGCCGAGGCCTTCGTCTCGCGCATCGAGGCCACGCGCACGCGCATCCGGGAGGCGGCCAAGAAGCGGCCCACTCCCCGGGTGTTGCTCGTCTACGGCTTCGAGCCGCTCGTTGTTGCTGGGCCCGGCTCCTTCGCCGACGAGCTGCTGCGGGACGCGGGCGCCGTCAACGTCGCGGCCGACAGCGGCTCGGCCTACCCCGTCTATTCCGTGGAGCGTGCCGTGCGGGCCCGGCCGGATGTGGTGGTGGACGCGGCCGACGTGGACGTAGGCAAGGAGAAGCTCCGGAACCTCTCCGGGCTGGCCTCCGCGCGCTGGGTGGAGGTGCCCTCGTTCGCGCTGCTTCAGCCAGGGCCCTCGTTGGGCAAGGGGCTGGAGGAGCTGTTCGGTCTGCTCCATCCGGACATGCCCAAGTGA
- a CDS encoding SIR2 family protein, giving the protein MVDRYPYMTPKPPGLLVRYIQQGRCVVFVGAGLSSAAGLPTWRKLLLEVVDDMVAALPEGETHQAELQRLVEQGKLLEVADFCKEELGAAYHQFLTDKLRGDKEALPAVHQTLMQLPFSAWVTTNYDKLLERAYAAEKGAYPKTLTHKDTEALGGLLFNGGPFILKAHGDIDRPETVVLTSRDYSEIIHANPAFNEVFTGLLLTKALFFVGYSLSDPDFRLLMDRQLTHFRGYVPERYALMTDLGPVERDVLWRTARIRVIPYTSGKHEEVPLFLRALKDAVTPKPVAVESPAQMKVVPQNMAAPVAPPIPAPHPSDSRVPARAPSPVPQSPGGLLSRLLEPLGVSHPSEESTEDEATLSAGPVPQAAPAVPQPAATRTAASIEPQHLFLESAEGRLQLRLIQGKPESTVQGVAPSALTEDLWLSLKRALEEGAKSHAWLYTHVPKLFAKYLPGPVLEALGAPSVSPQAPLVLHGAPELARFPWELLPLRDAPVALARKVVRAPVGVARQARGTPRVRSSPRVLLIEGGGSTSGGARQEIDALARLYGRSLGISCTVLRGEDAMFNRVMAELDRELPDLLHYTGGVGQVDGELYLELPGAMELSSGALRSVLDRGQLPFLVVNAPSSAFVPHAFGVHAGARGYQRLPVPNSRVSLFEGREGFMDLATQVGVGAFVGAFDMPSAEAGTAFMAALHRDLLLRLPIADAVRRARVETLQKFPEDPTARQYVLSGDGALSFPAAGDDEG; this is encoded by the coding sequence GTGGTCGATCGTTATCCTTATATGACTCCCAAGCCTCCCGGGTTGCTCGTCCGCTACATCCAGCAGGGCCGGTGCGTGGTGTTCGTCGGCGCGGGCCTGTCGTCCGCGGCGGGGCTGCCCACTTGGCGCAAGCTGCTGCTGGAGGTCGTCGACGACATGGTCGCCGCGCTGCCAGAGGGGGAGACCCATCAGGCGGAGCTCCAGAGGCTCGTGGAGCAAGGCAAGCTCCTGGAGGTGGCCGACTTCTGCAAGGAGGAGCTGGGCGCGGCCTACCACCAGTTCCTCACCGACAAGCTGCGCGGCGACAAGGAGGCGCTACCGGCAGTGCATCAGACGCTGATGCAGCTGCCCTTCAGTGCCTGGGTGACGACCAACTACGACAAGCTGCTGGAGCGGGCGTACGCGGCCGAGAAGGGCGCCTATCCCAAGACGCTCACCCACAAGGACACCGAGGCGCTGGGCGGGCTGCTCTTCAACGGTGGGCCGTTCATCCTCAAGGCGCACGGCGACATCGACCGGCCCGAGACGGTGGTGCTCACCTCGCGCGACTACAGCGAAATCATCCACGCCAACCCCGCCTTCAACGAGGTCTTCACGGGCCTGCTGCTCACCAAGGCCCTGTTCTTCGTGGGCTACTCGCTGTCGGATCCGGACTTCCGCTTGCTGATGGACCGACAGCTCACGCACTTCCGGGGCTATGTCCCCGAGCGCTACGCGCTGATGACGGACCTGGGCCCGGTGGAGCGAGACGTGCTCTGGCGCACGGCGCGCATCCGGGTCATCCCCTATACGAGTGGGAAGCACGAGGAGGTGCCCCTCTTCCTGCGGGCCTTGAAGGACGCGGTGACTCCCAAGCCGGTCGCTGTGGAGTCCCCTGCGCAGATGAAGGTGGTGCCGCAGAACATGGCCGCTCCCGTGGCGCCTCCCATCCCCGCGCCGCACCCCAGCGACTCCAGGGTTCCGGCACGAGCTCCGAGCCCCGTACCGCAATCCCCCGGCGGTCTCCTGTCCCGGCTGCTCGAGCCGCTGGGCGTCTCCCACCCCTCCGAGGAGAGCACGGAGGACGAGGCCACTCTTTCCGCCGGGCCCGTGCCCCAGGCCGCTCCCGCGGTGCCCCAGCCCGCCGCGACCCGGACCGCTGCCTCCATCGAGCCGCAGCACCTGTTCCTCGAGTCCGCGGAAGGCAGGCTCCAGCTCCGGCTGATCCAGGGCAAGCCGGAGTCCACGGTGCAGGGCGTCGCGCCCTCGGCATTGACCGAGGACCTGTGGCTGTCCCTGAAGCGGGCACTGGAAGAGGGCGCGAAGTCTCACGCCTGGCTCTACACCCACGTCCCCAAGCTCTTCGCGAAGTACCTGCCGGGCCCCGTGCTCGAGGCGCTGGGCGCTCCCAGCGTCTCACCGCAGGCGCCGCTCGTGCTGCATGGCGCTCCGGAGCTGGCGCGCTTCCCCTGGGAGTTGCTCCCGCTTCGGGACGCGCCCGTGGCCCTGGCGAGGAAGGTGGTGCGTGCTCCGGTGGGCGTCGCGCGTCAGGCGCGGGGAACTCCACGGGTTCGCTCCTCCCCCCGCGTCCTCCTCATCGAGGGAGGTGGGTCGACCAGTGGCGGCGCGCGGCAAGAGATTGACGCGCTCGCTCGCCTGTACGGGCGTTCGCTGGGGATCTCCTGCACGGTGCTGCGAGGAGAGGACGCGATGTTCAACCGCGTCATGGCGGAGCTGGACCGGGAGCTGCCGGACCTCCTGCACTACACAGGAGGCGTGGGTCAGGTGGACGGCGAGCTCTACCTGGAGCTTCCCGGGGCCATGGAGCTGTCCTCGGGCGCCCTCCGCTCGGTCCTCGACCGGGGCCAGCTGCCCTTCCTGGTCGTGAACGCCCCCTCCTCGGCCTTTGTCCCCCATGCGTTCGGCGTACACGCCGGAGCGAGGGGCTACCAGCGGCTGCCCGTGCCGAACTCCCGGGTTTCCCTCTTCGAGGGGCGCGAGGGCTTCATGGACCTGGCGACCCAGGTGGGCGTGGGCGCCTTCGTGGGGGCCTTCGACATGCCGAGCGCCGAGGCGGGCACGGCCTTCATGGCCGCGCTGCACCGCGACCTCTTGCTGCGCTTGCCCATCGCCGACGCCGTCCGCCGCGCGCGGGTGGAGACGCTCCAGAAGTTCCCCGAGGACCCCACGGCCCGCCAGTACGTCCTCAGCGGAGACGGAGCGTTGTCCTTCCCCGCCGCGGGGGACGACGAGGGTTAG